The following are from one region of the Ignavibacteriota bacterium genome:
- the recF gene encoding DNA replication and repair protein RecF (All proteins in this family for which functions are known are DNA-binding proteins that assist the filamentation of RecA onto DNA for the initiation of recombination or recombinational repair.), whose translation MSLSSVSLRNIRKHTEARIDFSDKLNYIVGGNGVGKTTILEAIHYLSTTKSCVTSTDSEAVKFGAPGFSIEGHFAGRTEDETKLTYSVSDNKKQYLLNGKLINRFSEIIGKFPVVLISPSDHSITQGYSAERRKFVDSVISQASRTYLNLLIDYNRTLKQRNFLLNRIRESNRNDLQELKAWNEKLVESGVEIIRHRENFVTNFDSYIKNSYLRILHKKEEPAIHYYFLEGKSSEGKELDFYDLLEKRRDEEIRRGTSLVGPHKDEFIFSINGISIKNYGSQGQNKTFQAILRFAEYFYLKDRTGKSPLFLLDDVFGELDAERASAISYYLEEVEQAFITLTDFGNFSFLSMGKDSRIIKLFDTGDISYA comes from the coding sequence ATGTCTTTATCCTCTGTTAGCCTGAGAAACATTAGAAAACACACCGAAGCCCGGATAGATTTTTCTGATAAGCTGAACTATATTGTTGGTGGAAATGGTGTTGGAAAGACAACAATCCTGGAAGCAATTCATTATTTAAGCACAACAAAAAGCTGTGTAACATCCACGGACTCGGAGGCGGTAAAATTTGGAGCTCCAGGATTTTCAATTGAAGGACATTTTGCAGGAAGAACAGAAGACGAAACAAAGCTTACTTATTCTGTTAGTGATAATAAAAAACAATATTTATTGAACGGAAAACTAATTAATAGATTTTCAGAAATTATAGGAAAATTCCCTGTTGTGTTGATTTCTCCTTCTGACCATTCGATCACGCAAGGTTACTCAGCAGAAAGAAGAAAGTTTGTTGATTCTGTAATATCTCAAGCCAGCAGAACATATCTAAATCTGTTGATAGATTACAACAGAACTCTTAAACAACGCAACTTTCTCTTAAATAGAATTAGAGAAAGTAATAGAAATGATTTACAAGAGCTTAAGGCATGGAACGAGAAGTTGGTTGAGTCCGGCGTTGAAATAATTAGACACAGAGAAAATTTTGTGACAAATTTTGATTCATATATAAAAAACTCTTATTTGAGAATTCTTCATAAAAAGGAAGAACCAGCGATTCATTACTACTTTCTTGAAGGAAAAAGTTCAGAAGGCAAGGAATTAGATTTTTATGATTTACTGGAGAAACGAAGAGACGAAGAGATACGTCGGGGCACAAGTTTAGTTGGTCCGCACAAAGATGAGTTCATATTCAGTATTAATGGAATAAGTATTAAGAACTATGGCTCACAAGGACAGAACAAAACCTTTCAGGCAATATTAAGATTTGCAGAATATTTTTATTTGAAAGACAGAACAGGAAAATCACCTTTGTTTCTTCTTGATGATGTTTTTGGAGAACTGGACGCTGAACGTGCATCAGCAATAAGCTACTACTTAGAAGAAGTAGAACAAGCTTTTATAACATTAACAGATTTTGGAAATTTTTCTTTTTTGAGCATGGGAAAGGACAGCAGAATTATAAAACTATTCGACACAGGAGACATATCGTATGCGTAA
- a CDS encoding DUF721 domain-containing protein, whose translation MKEISLAGMRELVESSDVIVQFYEIFPNLEKIAVPLSCEKKILKLKVENPAWRNELKFKEFEIIENINKHFNEQRINQIRFIG comes from the coding sequence ATGAAGGAAATATCTCTTGCTGGTATGAGAGAGTTGGTAGAATCTTCGGATGTAATTGTGCAATTCTATGAAATATTTCCCAACCTGGAAAAGATAGCGGTTCCATTATCATGCGAGAAAAAGATTTTAAAACTAAAAGTTGAAAATCCGGCATGGAGAAACGAACTTAAATTTAAAGAATTTGAAATAATAGAAAACATTAATAAACATTTTAATGAACAAAGAATTAATCAAATAAGATTTATTGGATAA
- the gyrB gene encoding DNA topoisomerase (ATP-hydrolyzing) subunit B — protein MTKKSKQEEYSAKNINVLKGLEAVRKRPAMYIGDVSSRGLHHLVNEVVDNSIDEALAGYCDMIEVKINKDGSVSVADNGRGIPVDMHPVEKRSALEVVMTVLHAGGKFDKSSYKVSGGLHGVGVSVVNALSEWLKVEVKRDGQIYFQEYKRGIPVKPVKEIGKTKRGERGTTTTFFPDPEIFKATEFRFDILAERMRELAYLNKTITIKIRDDRNGGEEETFHFKGGLIEFVKYLDSSRQALHKTVYIEGEKDNTPVEIAFQYTDGYSENIFSYVNNINTHEGGTHLVGFKTALTRTLNNYAYKNGLVKEGKITLTGDDFREGLTGVISVKVAEPQFEGQTKTKLGNSETKSAVETLVGEKLAEFLEENPPVGKKIIEKCMRAAEAREAARKARDLARRKNALDNMNLPGKLADCSITDPEHCEIYVVEGDSAGGSAKQGRDRKFQAILPLRGKILNVEKAKMNKILENNEIRAIISAIGAGLGAEFDHSQSRYGKVILMTDADVDGSHIRTLLLTFLYRHMKDLITSGKVYIAQPPLYKVKKGKEEFYAYDEKERDQIIKRLKVDGKEKDKKKVEEKTEETAGEEITEEKEIKGIVISRYKGLGEMNPEQLWETTMNPETRTILQVTLESAASADKIFETLMGDDVEPRKEFIEKHAKYANLDV, from the coding sequence ATGACAAAAAAAAGCAAACAAGAAGAATATAGTGCTAAAAATATTAATGTTCTTAAAGGACTCGAAGCTGTACGAAAAAGACCAGCAATGTACATCGGAGACGTAAGCAGCCGGGGTCTTCATCATCTGGTTAACGAAGTGGTTGACAACAGTATTGATGAAGCATTGGCGGGATATTGTGATATGATAGAGGTCAAAATTAATAAAGATGGCTCTGTTTCGGTAGCAGACAACGGCAGAGGAATTCCGGTAGATATGCATCCGGTTGAAAAACGATCTGCTCTGGAAGTGGTAATGACCGTTCTGCATGCCGGCGGAAAATTTGATAAAAGCTCATATAAGGTTTCCGGTGGTTTACACGGCGTGGGTGTTTCAGTGGTTAATGCTCTTTCCGAATGGCTGAAAGTGGAAGTTAAAAGAGATGGGCAGATATATTTTCAGGAATATAAAAGAGGAATTCCCGTTAAACCTGTCAAAGAGATAGGCAAAACGAAACGCGGTGAACGAGGCACAACAACAACTTTCTTTCCCGATCCTGAAATATTTAAAGCAACAGAATTCCGTTTTGATATTCTTGCTGAAAGAATGAGAGAGCTTGCATACCTCAACAAAACCATTACAATTAAAATCAGAGACGATAGAAACGGGGGCGAAGAGGAAACTTTTCACTTTAAGGGAGGTCTGATTGAGTTTGTTAAGTATCTCGACTCATCAAGACAGGCGCTGCATAAAACAGTTTATATTGAAGGCGAAAAAGACAACACCCCTGTTGAAATTGCTTTCCAATATACTGATGGCTATTCAGAAAACATTTTTTCATACGTAAACAACATTAATACGCACGAAGGAGGAACTCACCTGGTTGGTTTTAAAACTGCTCTTACCAGGACGCTCAATAATTATGCATATAAAAACGGACTTGTTAAAGAAGGAAAAATTACCCTGACCGGTGATGATTTTAGAGAGGGATTAACAGGAGTAATTTCCGTTAAGGTTGCAGAACCCCAATTTGAAGGACAAACTAAAACCAAACTTGGTAACAGCGAAACAAAGTCAGCAGTTGAAACACTCGTTGGTGAAAAGCTTGCTGAATTTCTTGAAGAGAACCCACCTGTTGGAAAAAAAATTATTGAAAAGTGTATGCGCGCTGCAGAAGCAAGAGAAGCAGCAAGAAAAGCTCGCGACCTTGCCAGAAGAAAAAATGCGCTGGACAATATGAATCTCCCGGGAAAACTCGCAGATTGCAGTATTACCGATCCGGAACATTGTGAAATATATGTTGTTGAAGGAGACTCAGCGGGCGGATCAGCGAAACAAGGAAGAGATAGAAAGTTTCAGGCGATACTTCCATTGAGAGGAAAGATTCTGAATGTAGAAAAAGCCAAGATGAATAAGATTCTCGAGAATAATGAAATCAGAGCAATCATTTCAGCAATAGGGGCTGGACTTGGTGCCGAGTTCGACCATTCTCAATCCAGGTATGGAAAAGTAATTTTAATGACTGATGCCGATGTTGATGGAAGCCACATAAGAACACTGCTTCTCACTTTTCTTTACAGGCACATGAAAGACCTGATTACTTCTGGTAAAGTTTATATTGCACAACCACCTCTTTATAAAGTTAAAAAAGGGAAAGAAGAATTTTATGCATACGACGAGAAAGAGAGAGATCAGATAATAAAAAGACTGAAGGTTGATGGAAAGGAAAAAGATAAAAAGAAAGTCGAAGAAAAAACAGAAGAAACTGCTGGAGAAGAAATAACAGAAGAAAAAGAAATTAAGGGAATTGTTATTTCCAGATACAAGGGCTTGGGGGAAATGAACCCGGAACAGCTTTGGGAAACGACAATGAATCCGGAAACCAGAACAATACTTCAGGTGACACTTGAAAGTGCGGCAAGCGCGGATAAAATTTTTGAAACTCTTATGGGCGACGATGTTGAACCCAGAAAAGAATTCATTGAAAAACATGCTAAGTACGCTAATCTGGATGTTTAA